A single Bacillus sp. HMF5848 DNA region contains:
- a CDS encoding fumarylacetoacetate hydrolase family protein — protein MKLLTGQYKERVFCGCVYNDSYVVDLELAEKAILKTETIELDMVSNIEKGNSFLEKVARIIEEIQGANEVYMLPIEDVQLLAPITRPRKNIFCVGKNYRDHAIEMGSAADIPKHVMLFSKAPTTVIGPNETVLHHNGVTSQLDYEGELAVIIGKKGVGISEEDAMDYVFGYTVLNDITARDLQDRHKQFLLGKSLDTSCPMGPWIVTKKEIPDPHHLQLQTKVNGELRQNGHTSQFIFNIPHIISVISRGMTLEPGDIIATGTPAGVGKGFKPPRFLQPGDVMEITIEGIGSLINKIQN, from the coding sequence ATGAAGCTACTGACAGGTCAATACAAAGAACGAGTATTTTGTGGGTGTGTGTACAATGATAGCTATGTTGTAGATTTAGAGTTAGCTGAAAAAGCTATTTTAAAAACAGAAACAATAGAGTTAGATATGGTATCGAACATCGAGAAGGGGAATAGTTTTCTCGAAAAAGTAGCAAGAATTATTGAAGAAATTCAAGGTGCAAATGAAGTTTATATGCTACCAATTGAAGATGTGCAGCTTCTAGCTCCCATCACGAGACCACGAAAAAATATTTTTTGTGTGGGGAAAAACTATCGTGACCACGCTATTGAGATGGGCAGCGCAGCTGATATACCTAAGCATGTTATGTTATTCTCAAAGGCTCCTACTACGGTTATTGGTCCGAATGAAACAGTGCTCCACCACAACGGTGTAACAAGTCAGCTAGATTACGAAGGAGAGCTCGCTGTTATTATTGGAAAAAAAGGGGTAGGAATTTCTGAAGAGGATGCAATGGATTATGTGTTTGGATATACTGTCTTAAATGATATTACGGCTCGAGATTTACAAGACCGTCATAAACAATTTTTATTAGGAAAAAGCTTGGACACATCTTGTCCGATGGGTCCATGGATTGTTACAAAGAAAGAGATTCCAGATCCTCACCATTTGCAACTTCAAACAAAAGTAAATGGAGAGCTACGCCAAAACGGCCATACATCACAATTTATTTTTAATATCCCTCATATTATATCTGTCATTTCGCGAGGGATGACACTTGAACCGGGGGACATCATTGCAACAGGCACGCCAGCGGGTGTCGGGAAAGGATTTAAACCACCTCGCTTCTTACAACCAGGTGATGTAATGGAGATTACTATTGAAGGAATAGGGTCCCTTATTAATAAAATTCAGAACTGA